In Betta splendens chromosome 19, fBetSpl5.4, whole genome shotgun sequence, the following proteins share a genomic window:
- the LOC114845673 gene encoding SUN domain-containing protein 2-like isoform X3, translating into MCVCNDEEVAVFSWGWTDLSTYSSSASDSEKEQLTVMSRLSLRLDDSLLDRSLPHSSASFSIGGGGGIWRNSRSLKSRRSQQHSVSCSESLLVHTPHKLSGPLVHNSSVHSVASDASLLSSLLDESSIQDSTLVDTLWGLDHDNDPKESTIIAEQSTVVADTTLTPSGGPNHPIQTLSRVYCKNYEPAAVYNTTSKHIFSSTSLPRPSEHEEHEPSTIYCRDRNRRSRTAGFLMSGWSSALAVSRRAAAGVFSLLYQLLLKHWDISARCNVTGLIESSTNCLRPSSFQLKLLSPPGDNCREQHTAMEAVRSSSWFPLTSSVLGMLWKLSVFTASQLLELTWSSASAVWPLTKTVVSASWRIGCSAGEAFRRLSKRWPSSTSLLWTRSFLPLVLVSLLVFLLGLCWFGPVGLQSVFPAVDTTQWRIVSSVHSSFSSSPESPSAESALESRELQTHQEFHSSFPRDQDTLAAEDQSTRLVHLEQSLATLWQHVEAGVQRAAQKDKEMLQLYADLQQQLTSAPGDGEAMKSWLSVLLDHQLDQIRTQLDAEGKQREQTRQQDLQQQQSQASRLDHLELQLQRLAARTEVGQKMQQSQEAAANVPSSSLPAAVGDHQSHDALLAEVARLEESVEGIRQDVMALSVVQNSCQQLDRIQQMISTQVREEVRALVYGNQLSVGDGPSGDRAGIPESLLQWLSQQFVSVRSLAALERTLLQNMSQQLEQRFSEDTVRHVDLDAAGASVTQEDVHAIVSNALRLFSQDRTGMADYALESAGGSILSTRCSETYQTKAALLSLFGLPLWYFSQSPRAVIQPEVHPGNCWAFRGSSGFLVIRLSMRILPSAFSLEHIPKALTPSGSLLSAPRDFRVYGLDDENQETGKLLGTYTYDKEGEALQTYAVIENDRAFQIMEVRVLSNWGHKEYTCMYRFRVHGTPSDA; encoded by the exons ATGTGTGTCTGTAATGACGAGGAAGTGGCTGTGTTCAGTTGGGGCTGGACTGACCT ctccacctACTCGTCCTCCGCGTCAGACTCTGAGAAAGAGCAGCTCACAGTTATGTCGCGTCTCAGCCTGCGTCTTGATGACAGTTTGTTGGATCGCAGTCTTCCGCACAGCagcgcctccttcagcatcggaggaggaggtggcatCTGGAGGAACAGCAG GTCTCTGAAGTCCCGTCGTTCTCAGCAGCACTCGGTCTCCTGCTCGGAGTCGCTCCTTGTCCACACGCCTCATAAACTCTCTGGCCCGTTGGTCCACAAcagcagcgtccacagcgtGGCCTCGGATGCCTCCCTGCTGTCCTCCCTGCTGGATGAGTCGTCCATCCAGGACAGCACGCTGGTCGACACGCTCTGGG GTTTGGACCATGACAATGATCCCAAAG AAAGTACAATCATCGCGGAGCAAAGCACCGTTGTGGCTGACACCACTCTGACACCTTCAGGCGGACCCAACCACCCCATCCAGACTCTCAGCAGGGTTTACTGTAAGAACTACGAGCCCGCTGCTGTGTACAACACTACCTCAAAACACATCTTTTCCTCCACCTCGCTGCCACGACCCTCGGAACACGAAGAACATGAACCTTCCACGATCTACTGCAGAGACCGGAACCGCAGGAGCAGGACAG CAGGTTTCCTGATGTCTGGGTGGAGTTCAGCTCTAGCTGTGAGCAGGAGGGCAGCAGCCGGCGTGTTCTCTCTGCTTTATcaactgctgctgaaacactggGACATCTCAG CTCGATGCAATGTCACAGGCCTGATTGAATCCTCCACCAACTGTCTGCGCCCCAGCAGTTTCCAGC TTAAACTGCTTTCGCCACCTGGTGACAACTGTAGGGAGCAGCACACAGCGATGGAGGCGGTCCGTTCGTCCTCCTGGTTTCCTTTGACTTCCTCTGTGTTGGGAATGCTGTGGAAACTTTCTGTTTTTACAG CTTCACAGCTCTTAGAGCTGACTTGGAGCTCGGCGTCCGCCGTGTGGCCTCTGACCAAGACAGTAGTTTCTGCTTCATGGCGCATCGGATGCTCTGCAG GTGAGGCCTTCAGGCGTCTGAGCAAACGGTGGCCTTCCAGCACCAGCCTCCTCTGGACTCG GTCCTTTCTTCCCCTGGTTCTCGTCTCTCTCCTGGTTTTCCTTCTCG GTTTATGTTGGTTTGGTCCAGTTGGACTACAGTCGGTCTTTCCAGCAGTTGACACCACACAGTGGAGGATTGTATCCTCTGTCcacagctccttctcctcctcccctgagAGCCCATCAGCAGAGAGCGCTCTGGAGTCcagggagctgcagactcaCCAGGAGTTTCACAGTTCATTTCCACGGGACCAG GACACATTGGCAGCAGAGGACCAGTCGACTCGACTCGTTCATCTGGAGCAGAGTCTGGCGACGCTGTGGCAGCATGTGGAGGCTGGAGTGCAGCGGGCAGCGCAGAAAGACAAGGAGATGCTGCAGCTTTATgctgacctccagcagcagctcacatctGCTCCGGGCGACGGCGAGGCCATGAAGTCCTGGCTCAGCGTCCTGCTGGACCACCAGCTGGACCAGATCCGAACACAGCTGGACGCAGAGggaaagcagagggagcag ACTCGGCAGCAGgacctacagcagcagcagagtcaagCCTCTCGTCTGGATcatctggagctgcagctgcagaggctggcTGCCAGAACCGAAGTGGGCCAG AAGATGCAGCAGAGTCAAGAAGCTGCTGCGAACGTACCGTCTTCAAGTCTTCCAGCTGCTGTCGG TGACCATCAGTCCCATGATGCTTTGCTGGCGGaggttgccaggttggaggagtcTGTAGAAGGCATAAGGCAGGATGTGATGGCTTTGTCTGTGGTTCAGAACAGTTGTCAGCAGCTGGACAGAATCCAGCAGATG ATTTCCACTCAGGTCCGTGAAGAGGTCCGGGCTCTAGTCTACGGGAACCAGCTGAGCGTGGGAGATGGGCCCTCTGGGGACAGGGCGGGAATCCCAGAGTCTCTGCTCCAGTGGCTGTCACAGCAGTTCGTCAGCGTTCGTTCGCTGGCCGCCCTGGAGCGAACTCTCCTGCAGAACATgagtcagcagctggagcagcggtTCAGCGAGGACACGGTCAGACACGTTGACCTGGACGCTGCCGGGGCCTCTGTGACCCAGGAG GATGTCCACGCTATTGTGAGCAATGCTCTGCGACTGTTTTCGCAGGACCGGACCGGTATGGCCGACTACGCGCTGGAGTCTGCAG GGGGCAGCATCTTGAGCACTCGCTGCTCAGAGACCTACCAGACGAAGGCAGCTCTGCTCAGTCTGTTCGGACTTCCCCTCTGGTACTTCTCCCAGTCTCCCCGAGCCGTCATCCAG CCAGAGGTCCATCCAGGAAACTGCTGGGCCTTCAGAGGTTCCTCAGGCTTCCTAGTGATCCGCCTCTCCATGAGGATCCTGCCCTCCGCCTTCTCCCTGGAGCACATCCCCAAAGCCCTGACGCCGAGCGGCAGCCTGCTGAGTGCCCCCAGAGACTTCCGCGTCTAT GGTCTGGACGATGAGAACCAGGAGACGGGGAAGCTACTGGGCACCTACACCTACGACAAGGAGGGGGAGGCTCTGCAGACCTACGCTGTCATT GAGAACGACCGAGCCTTCCAGATCATGGAGGTCCGGGTGTTGTCCAACTGGGGCCACAAGGAGTACACATGCATGTACCGCTTCCGAGTGCACGGGACACCCAGCGATGCCTGA
- the LOC114845673 gene encoding SUN domain-containing protein 1-like isoform X7 has translation MCVCNDEEVAVFSWGWTDLSTYSSSASDSEKEQLTVMSRLSLRLDDSLLDRSLPHSSASFSIGGGGGIWRNSRSLKSRRSQQHSVSCSESLLVHTPHKLSGPLVHNSSVHSVASDASLLSSLLDESSIQDSTLVDTLWGLDHDNDPKESTIIAEQSTVVADTTLTPSGGPNHPIQTLSRVYCKNYEPAAVYNTTSKHIFSSTSLPRPSEHEEHEPSTIYCRDRNRRSRTAGFLMSGWSSALAVSRRAAAGVFSLLYQLLLKHWDISARCNVTGLIESSTNCLRPSSFQREAFRRLSKRWPSSTSLLWTRSFLPLVLVSLLVFLLGLCWFGPVGLQSVFPAVDTTQWRIVSSVHSSFSSSPESPSAESALESRELQTHQEFHSSFPRDQDTLAAEDQSTRLVHLEQSLATLWQHVEAGVQRAAQKDKEMLQLYADLQQQLTSAPGDGEAMKSWLSVLLDHQLDQIRTQLDAEGKQREQTRQQDLQQQQSQASRLDHLELQLQRLAARTEVGQKMQQSQEAAANVPSSSLPAAVGDHQSHDALLAEVARLEESVEGIRQDVMALSVVQNSCQQLDRIQQMISTQVREEVRALVYGNQLSVGDGPSGDRAGIPESLLQWLSQQFVSVRSLAALERTLLQNMSQQLEQRFSEDTVRHVDLDAAGASVTQEDVHAIVSNALRLFSQDRTGMADYALESAGGSILSTRCSETYQTKAALLSLFGLPLWYFSQSPRAVIQPEVHPGNCWAFRGSSGFLVIRLSMRILPSAFSLEHIPKALTPSGSLLSAPRDFRVYGLDDENQETGKLLGTYTYDKEGEALQTYAVIENDRAFQIMEVRVLSNWGHKEYTCMYRFRVHGTPSDA, from the exons ATGTGTGTCTGTAATGACGAGGAAGTGGCTGTGTTCAGTTGGGGCTGGACTGACCT ctccacctACTCGTCCTCCGCGTCAGACTCTGAGAAAGAGCAGCTCACAGTTATGTCGCGTCTCAGCCTGCGTCTTGATGACAGTTTGTTGGATCGCAGTCTTCCGCACAGCagcgcctccttcagcatcggaggaggaggtggcatCTGGAGGAACAGCAG GTCTCTGAAGTCCCGTCGTTCTCAGCAGCACTCGGTCTCCTGCTCGGAGTCGCTCCTTGTCCACACGCCTCATAAACTCTCTGGCCCGTTGGTCCACAAcagcagcgtccacagcgtGGCCTCGGATGCCTCCCTGCTGTCCTCCCTGCTGGATGAGTCGTCCATCCAGGACAGCACGCTGGTCGACACGCTCTGGG GTTTGGACCATGACAATGATCCCAAAG AAAGTACAATCATCGCGGAGCAAAGCACCGTTGTGGCTGACACCACTCTGACACCTTCAGGCGGACCCAACCACCCCATCCAGACTCTCAGCAGGGTTTACTGTAAGAACTACGAGCCCGCTGCTGTGTACAACACTACCTCAAAACACATCTTTTCCTCCACCTCGCTGCCACGACCCTCGGAACACGAAGAACATGAACCTTCCACGATCTACTGCAGAGACCGGAACCGCAGGAGCAGGACAG CAGGTTTCCTGATGTCTGGGTGGAGTTCAGCTCTAGCTGTGAGCAGGAGGGCAGCAGCCGGCGTGTTCTCTCTGCTTTATcaactgctgctgaaacactggGACATCTCAG CTCGATGCAATGTCACAGGCCTGATTGAATCCTCCACCAACTGTCTGCGCCCCAGCAGTTTCCAGC GTGAGGCCTTCAGGCGTCTGAGCAAACGGTGGCCTTCCAGCACCAGCCTCCTCTGGACTCG GTCCTTTCTTCCCCTGGTTCTCGTCTCTCTCCTGGTTTTCCTTCTCG GTTTATGTTGGTTTGGTCCAGTTGGACTACAGTCGGTCTTTCCAGCAGTTGACACCACACAGTGGAGGATTGTATCCTCTGTCcacagctccttctcctcctcccctgagAGCCCATCAGCAGAGAGCGCTCTGGAGTCcagggagctgcagactcaCCAGGAGTTTCACAGTTCATTTCCACGGGACCAG GACACATTGGCAGCAGAGGACCAGTCGACTCGACTCGTTCATCTGGAGCAGAGTCTGGCGACGCTGTGGCAGCATGTGGAGGCTGGAGTGCAGCGGGCAGCGCAGAAAGACAAGGAGATGCTGCAGCTTTATgctgacctccagcagcagctcacatctGCTCCGGGCGACGGCGAGGCCATGAAGTCCTGGCTCAGCGTCCTGCTGGACCACCAGCTGGACCAGATCCGAACACAGCTGGACGCAGAGggaaagcagagggagcag ACTCGGCAGCAGgacctacagcagcagcagagtcaagCCTCTCGTCTGGATcatctggagctgcagctgcagaggctggcTGCCAGAACCGAAGTGGGCCAG AAGATGCAGCAGAGTCAAGAAGCTGCTGCGAACGTACCGTCTTCAAGTCTTCCAGCTGCTGTCGG TGACCATCAGTCCCATGATGCTTTGCTGGCGGaggttgccaggttggaggagtcTGTAGAAGGCATAAGGCAGGATGTGATGGCTTTGTCTGTGGTTCAGAACAGTTGTCAGCAGCTGGACAGAATCCAGCAGATG ATTTCCACTCAGGTCCGTGAAGAGGTCCGGGCTCTAGTCTACGGGAACCAGCTGAGCGTGGGAGATGGGCCCTCTGGGGACAGGGCGGGAATCCCAGAGTCTCTGCTCCAGTGGCTGTCACAGCAGTTCGTCAGCGTTCGTTCGCTGGCCGCCCTGGAGCGAACTCTCCTGCAGAACATgagtcagcagctggagcagcggtTCAGCGAGGACACGGTCAGACACGTTGACCTGGACGCTGCCGGGGCCTCTGTGACCCAGGAG GATGTCCACGCTATTGTGAGCAATGCTCTGCGACTGTTTTCGCAGGACCGGACCGGTATGGCCGACTACGCGCTGGAGTCTGCAG GGGGCAGCATCTTGAGCACTCGCTGCTCAGAGACCTACCAGACGAAGGCAGCTCTGCTCAGTCTGTTCGGACTTCCCCTCTGGTACTTCTCCCAGTCTCCCCGAGCCGTCATCCAG CCAGAGGTCCATCCAGGAAACTGCTGGGCCTTCAGAGGTTCCTCAGGCTTCCTAGTGATCCGCCTCTCCATGAGGATCCTGCCCTCCGCCTTCTCCCTGGAGCACATCCCCAAAGCCCTGACGCCGAGCGGCAGCCTGCTGAGTGCCCCCAGAGACTTCCGCGTCTAT GGTCTGGACGATGAGAACCAGGAGACGGGGAAGCTACTGGGCACCTACACCTACGACAAGGAGGGGGAGGCTCTGCAGACCTACGCTGTCATT GAGAACGACCGAGCCTTCCAGATCATGGAGGTCCGGGTGTTGTCCAACTGGGGCCACAAGGAGTACACATGCATGTACCGCTTCCGAGTGCACGGGACACCCAGCGATGCCTGA
- the LOC114845673 gene encoding SUN domain-containing protein 2-like isoform X2 — MCVCNDEEVAVFSWGWTDLSTYSSSASDSEKEQLTVMSRLSLRLDDSLLDRSLPHSSASFSIGGGGGIWRNSRSLKSRRSQQHSVSCSESLLVHTPHKLSGPLVHNSSVHSVASDASLLSSLLDESSIQDSTLVDTLWGLDHDNDPKESTIIAEQSTVVADTTLTPSGGPNHPIQTLSRVYCKNYEPAAVYNTTSKHIFSSTSLPRPSEHEEHEPSTIYCRDRNRRSRTGFLMSGWSSALAVSRRAAAGVFSLLYQLLLKHWDISARCNVTGLIESSTNCLRPSSFQLKLLSPPGDNCREQHTAMEAVRSSSWFPLTSSVLGMLWKLSVFTASQLLELTWSSASAVWPLTKTVVSASWRIGCSAAGEAFRRLSKRWPSSTSLLWTRSFLPLVLVSLLVFLLGLCWFGPVGLQSVFPAVDTTQWRIVSSVHSSFSSSPESPSAESALESRELQTHQEFHSSFPRDQDTLAAEDQSTRLVHLEQSLATLWQHVEAGVQRAAQKDKEMLQLYADLQQQLTSAPGDGEAMKSWLSVLLDHQLDQIRTQLDAEGKQREQTRQQDLQQQQSQASRLDHLELQLQRLAARTEVGQKMQQSQEAAANVPSSSLPAAVGDHQSHDALLAEVARLEESVEGIRQDVMALSVVQNSCQQLDRIQQMISTQVREEVRALVYGNQLSVGDGPSGDRAGIPESLLQWLSQQFVSVRSLAALERTLLQNMSQQLEQRFSEDTVRHVDLDAAGASVTQEDVHAIVSNALRLFSQDRTGMADYALESAGGSILSTRCSETYQTKAALLSLFGLPLWYFSQSPRAVIQPEVHPGNCWAFRGSSGFLVIRLSMRILPSAFSLEHIPKALTPSGSLLSAPRDFRVYGLDDENQETGKLLGTYTYDKEGEALQTYAVIENDRAFQIMEVRVLSNWGHKEYTCMYRFRVHGTPSDA; from the exons ATGTGTGTCTGTAATGACGAGGAAGTGGCTGTGTTCAGTTGGGGCTGGACTGACCT ctccacctACTCGTCCTCCGCGTCAGACTCTGAGAAAGAGCAGCTCACAGTTATGTCGCGTCTCAGCCTGCGTCTTGATGACAGTTTGTTGGATCGCAGTCTTCCGCACAGCagcgcctccttcagcatcggaggaggaggtggcatCTGGAGGAACAGCAG GTCTCTGAAGTCCCGTCGTTCTCAGCAGCACTCGGTCTCCTGCTCGGAGTCGCTCCTTGTCCACACGCCTCATAAACTCTCTGGCCCGTTGGTCCACAAcagcagcgtccacagcgtGGCCTCGGATGCCTCCCTGCTGTCCTCCCTGCTGGATGAGTCGTCCATCCAGGACAGCACGCTGGTCGACACGCTCTGGG GTTTGGACCATGACAATGATCCCAAAG AAAGTACAATCATCGCGGAGCAAAGCACCGTTGTGGCTGACACCACTCTGACACCTTCAGGCGGACCCAACCACCCCATCCAGACTCTCAGCAGGGTTTACTGTAAGAACTACGAGCCCGCTGCTGTGTACAACACTACCTCAAAACACATCTTTTCCTCCACCTCGCTGCCACGACCCTCGGAACACGAAGAACATGAACCTTCCACGATCTACTGCAGAGACCGGAACCGCAGGAGCAGGACAG GTTTCCTGATGTCTGGGTGGAGTTCAGCTCTAGCTGTGAGCAGGAGGGCAGCAGCCGGCGTGTTCTCTCTGCTTTATcaactgctgctgaaacactggGACATCTCAG CTCGATGCAATGTCACAGGCCTGATTGAATCCTCCACCAACTGTCTGCGCCCCAGCAGTTTCCAGC TTAAACTGCTTTCGCCACCTGGTGACAACTGTAGGGAGCAGCACACAGCGATGGAGGCGGTCCGTTCGTCCTCCTGGTTTCCTTTGACTTCCTCTGTGTTGGGAATGCTGTGGAAACTTTCTGTTTTTACAG CTTCACAGCTCTTAGAGCTGACTTGGAGCTCGGCGTCCGCCGTGTGGCCTCTGACCAAGACAGTAGTTTCTGCTTCATGGCGCATCGGATGCTCTGCAG CAGGTGAGGCCTTCAGGCGTCTGAGCAAACGGTGGCCTTCCAGCACCAGCCTCCTCTGGACTCG GTCCTTTCTTCCCCTGGTTCTCGTCTCTCTCCTGGTTTTCCTTCTCG GTTTATGTTGGTTTGGTCCAGTTGGACTACAGTCGGTCTTTCCAGCAGTTGACACCACACAGTGGAGGATTGTATCCTCTGTCcacagctccttctcctcctcccctgagAGCCCATCAGCAGAGAGCGCTCTGGAGTCcagggagctgcagactcaCCAGGAGTTTCACAGTTCATTTCCACGGGACCAG GACACATTGGCAGCAGAGGACCAGTCGACTCGACTCGTTCATCTGGAGCAGAGTCTGGCGACGCTGTGGCAGCATGTGGAGGCTGGAGTGCAGCGGGCAGCGCAGAAAGACAAGGAGATGCTGCAGCTTTATgctgacctccagcagcagctcacatctGCTCCGGGCGACGGCGAGGCCATGAAGTCCTGGCTCAGCGTCCTGCTGGACCACCAGCTGGACCAGATCCGAACACAGCTGGACGCAGAGggaaagcagagggagcag ACTCGGCAGCAGgacctacagcagcagcagagtcaagCCTCTCGTCTGGATcatctggagctgcagctgcagaggctggcTGCCAGAACCGAAGTGGGCCAG AAGATGCAGCAGAGTCAAGAAGCTGCTGCGAACGTACCGTCTTCAAGTCTTCCAGCTGCTGTCGG TGACCATCAGTCCCATGATGCTTTGCTGGCGGaggttgccaggttggaggagtcTGTAGAAGGCATAAGGCAGGATGTGATGGCTTTGTCTGTGGTTCAGAACAGTTGTCAGCAGCTGGACAGAATCCAGCAGATG ATTTCCACTCAGGTCCGTGAAGAGGTCCGGGCTCTAGTCTACGGGAACCAGCTGAGCGTGGGAGATGGGCCCTCTGGGGACAGGGCGGGAATCCCAGAGTCTCTGCTCCAGTGGCTGTCACAGCAGTTCGTCAGCGTTCGTTCGCTGGCCGCCCTGGAGCGAACTCTCCTGCAGAACATgagtcagcagctggagcagcggtTCAGCGAGGACACGGTCAGACACGTTGACCTGGACGCTGCCGGGGCCTCTGTGACCCAGGAG GATGTCCACGCTATTGTGAGCAATGCTCTGCGACTGTTTTCGCAGGACCGGACCGGTATGGCCGACTACGCGCTGGAGTCTGCAG GGGGCAGCATCTTGAGCACTCGCTGCTCAGAGACCTACCAGACGAAGGCAGCTCTGCTCAGTCTGTTCGGACTTCCCCTCTGGTACTTCTCCCAGTCTCCCCGAGCCGTCATCCAG CCAGAGGTCCATCCAGGAAACTGCTGGGCCTTCAGAGGTTCCTCAGGCTTCCTAGTGATCCGCCTCTCCATGAGGATCCTGCCCTCCGCCTTCTCCCTGGAGCACATCCCCAAAGCCCTGACGCCGAGCGGCAGCCTGCTGAGTGCCCCCAGAGACTTCCGCGTCTAT GGTCTGGACGATGAGAACCAGGAGACGGGGAAGCTACTGGGCACCTACACCTACGACAAGGAGGGGGAGGCTCTGCAGACCTACGCTGTCATT GAGAACGACCGAGCCTTCCAGATCATGGAGGTCCGGGTGTTGTCCAACTGGGGCCACAAGGAGTACACATGCATGTACCGCTTCCGAGTGCACGGGACACCCAGCGATGCCTGA
- the LOC114845673 gene encoding SUN domain-containing protein 1-like isoform X6 has translation MCVCNDEEVAVFSWGWTDLSTYSSSASDSEKEQLTVMSRLSLRLDDSLLDRSLPHSSASFSIGGGGGIWRNSRSLKSRRSQQHSVSCSESLLVHTPHKLSGPLVHNSSVHSVASDASLLSSLLDESSIQDSTLVDTLWGLDHDNDPKESTIIAEQSTVVADTTLTPSGGPNHPIQTLSRVYCKNYEPAAVYNTTSKHIFSSTSLPRPSEHEEHEPSTIYCRDRNRRSRTAGFLMSGWSSALAVSRRAAAGVFSLLYQLLLKHWDISARCNVTGLIESSTNCLRPSSFQPGEAFRRLSKRWPSSTSLLWTRSFLPLVLVSLLVFLLGLCWFGPVGLQSVFPAVDTTQWRIVSSVHSSFSSSPESPSAESALESRELQTHQEFHSSFPRDQDTLAAEDQSTRLVHLEQSLATLWQHVEAGVQRAAQKDKEMLQLYADLQQQLTSAPGDGEAMKSWLSVLLDHQLDQIRTQLDAEGKQREQTRQQDLQQQQSQASRLDHLELQLQRLAARTEVGQKMQQSQEAAANVPSSSLPAAVGDHQSHDALLAEVARLEESVEGIRQDVMALSVVQNSCQQLDRIQQMISTQVREEVRALVYGNQLSVGDGPSGDRAGIPESLLQWLSQQFVSVRSLAALERTLLQNMSQQLEQRFSEDTVRHVDLDAAGASVTQEDVHAIVSNALRLFSQDRTGMADYALESAGGSILSTRCSETYQTKAALLSLFGLPLWYFSQSPRAVIQPEVHPGNCWAFRGSSGFLVIRLSMRILPSAFSLEHIPKALTPSGSLLSAPRDFRVYGLDDENQETGKLLGTYTYDKEGEALQTYAVIENDRAFQIMEVRVLSNWGHKEYTCMYRFRVHGTPSDA, from the exons ATGTGTGTCTGTAATGACGAGGAAGTGGCTGTGTTCAGTTGGGGCTGGACTGACCT ctccacctACTCGTCCTCCGCGTCAGACTCTGAGAAAGAGCAGCTCACAGTTATGTCGCGTCTCAGCCTGCGTCTTGATGACAGTTTGTTGGATCGCAGTCTTCCGCACAGCagcgcctccttcagcatcggaggaggaggtggcatCTGGAGGAACAGCAG GTCTCTGAAGTCCCGTCGTTCTCAGCAGCACTCGGTCTCCTGCTCGGAGTCGCTCCTTGTCCACACGCCTCATAAACTCTCTGGCCCGTTGGTCCACAAcagcagcgtccacagcgtGGCCTCGGATGCCTCCCTGCTGTCCTCCCTGCTGGATGAGTCGTCCATCCAGGACAGCACGCTGGTCGACACGCTCTGGG GTTTGGACCATGACAATGATCCCAAAG AAAGTACAATCATCGCGGAGCAAAGCACCGTTGTGGCTGACACCACTCTGACACCTTCAGGCGGACCCAACCACCCCATCCAGACTCTCAGCAGGGTTTACTGTAAGAACTACGAGCCCGCTGCTGTGTACAACACTACCTCAAAACACATCTTTTCCTCCACCTCGCTGCCACGACCCTCGGAACACGAAGAACATGAACCTTCCACGATCTACTGCAGAGACCGGAACCGCAGGAGCAGGACAG CAGGTTTCCTGATGTCTGGGTGGAGTTCAGCTCTAGCTGTGAGCAGGAGGGCAGCAGCCGGCGTGTTCTCTCTGCTTTATcaactgctgctgaaacactggGACATCTCAG CTCGATGCAATGTCACAGGCCTGATTGAATCCTCCACCAACTGTCTGCGCCCCAGCAGTTTCCAGC CAGGTGAGGCCTTCAGGCGTCTGAGCAAACGGTGGCCTTCCAGCACCAGCCTCCTCTGGACTCG GTCCTTTCTTCCCCTGGTTCTCGTCTCTCTCCTGGTTTTCCTTCTCG GTTTATGTTGGTTTGGTCCAGTTGGACTACAGTCGGTCTTTCCAGCAGTTGACACCACACAGTGGAGGATTGTATCCTCTGTCcacagctccttctcctcctcccctgagAGCCCATCAGCAGAGAGCGCTCTGGAGTCcagggagctgcagactcaCCAGGAGTTTCACAGTTCATTTCCACGGGACCAG GACACATTGGCAGCAGAGGACCAGTCGACTCGACTCGTTCATCTGGAGCAGAGTCTGGCGACGCTGTGGCAGCATGTGGAGGCTGGAGTGCAGCGGGCAGCGCAGAAAGACAAGGAGATGCTGCAGCTTTATgctgacctccagcagcagctcacatctGCTCCGGGCGACGGCGAGGCCATGAAGTCCTGGCTCAGCGTCCTGCTGGACCACCAGCTGGACCAGATCCGAACACAGCTGGACGCAGAGggaaagcagagggagcag ACTCGGCAGCAGgacctacagcagcagcagagtcaagCCTCTCGTCTGGATcatctggagctgcagctgcagaggctggcTGCCAGAACCGAAGTGGGCCAG AAGATGCAGCAGAGTCAAGAAGCTGCTGCGAACGTACCGTCTTCAAGTCTTCCAGCTGCTGTCGG TGACCATCAGTCCCATGATGCTTTGCTGGCGGaggttgccaggttggaggagtcTGTAGAAGGCATAAGGCAGGATGTGATGGCTTTGTCTGTGGTTCAGAACAGTTGTCAGCAGCTGGACAGAATCCAGCAGATG ATTTCCACTCAGGTCCGTGAAGAGGTCCGGGCTCTAGTCTACGGGAACCAGCTGAGCGTGGGAGATGGGCCCTCTGGGGACAGGGCGGGAATCCCAGAGTCTCTGCTCCAGTGGCTGTCACAGCAGTTCGTCAGCGTTCGTTCGCTGGCCGCCCTGGAGCGAACTCTCCTGCAGAACATgagtcagcagctggagcagcggtTCAGCGAGGACACGGTCAGACACGTTGACCTGGACGCTGCCGGGGCCTCTGTGACCCAGGAG GATGTCCACGCTATTGTGAGCAATGCTCTGCGACTGTTTTCGCAGGACCGGACCGGTATGGCCGACTACGCGCTGGAGTCTGCAG GGGGCAGCATCTTGAGCACTCGCTGCTCAGAGACCTACCAGACGAAGGCAGCTCTGCTCAGTCTGTTCGGACTTCCCCTCTGGTACTTCTCCCAGTCTCCCCGAGCCGTCATCCAG CCAGAGGTCCATCCAGGAAACTGCTGGGCCTTCAGAGGTTCCTCAGGCTTCCTAGTGATCCGCCTCTCCATGAGGATCCTGCCCTCCGCCTTCTCCCTGGAGCACATCCCCAAAGCCCTGACGCCGAGCGGCAGCCTGCTGAGTGCCCCCAGAGACTTCCGCGTCTAT GGTCTGGACGATGAGAACCAGGAGACGGGGAAGCTACTGGGCACCTACACCTACGACAAGGAGGGGGAGGCTCTGCAGACCTACGCTGTCATT GAGAACGACCGAGCCTTCCAGATCATGGAGGTCCGGGTGTTGTCCAACTGGGGCCACAAGGAGTACACATGCATGTACCGCTTCCGAGTGCACGGGACACCCAGCGATGCCTGA